The following are encoded in a window of Deinococcus misasensis DSM 22328 genomic DNA:
- a CDS encoding LacI family DNA-binding transcriptional regulator: protein MDINIKEVARKAGVSIATVSRVINGKEGYSDLTRQKVMRAIQDLNYKPNALARGLLNQKTQTLAIIFPQVSDMFTGRVLRGVEAAAHQENFSVIVCKTDGSHVRTMRHLELLAEKRVDGIVFASEILVKEYSDFIQRLKIPLVVLSGESDDPGIPCVRCDDQKASFTATSYLIGQGHTQIGMLYGGRKGKLDEITRVVGYHEALSHFHVPFDPHKVITSEGFGFQEGKTGAAQLLDRFPNLTAIFAASDEMAVGVIAAAYERGIRVPEQLSVVGYDDLPIAEMTTPPLTTIHQPLYKMGFKAASMLLDHIHGREDLFSSVVFPHTIIERGSVSRP, encoded by the coding sequence ATGGACATCAACATCAAAGAAGTGGCCAGAAAAGCTGGGGTGTCCATTGCCACCGTTTCGAGGGTCATCAATGGCAAAGAAGGCTACTCTGACCTCACCCGGCAGAAAGTCATGCGGGCCATTCAGGACCTCAACTACAAACCCAATGCTCTGGCGCGGGGGTTGCTCAACCAGAAAACCCAGACGCTTGCCATCATCTTTCCGCAGGTGTCGGACATGTTCACCGGACGTGTCCTGAGGGGGGTGGAAGCTGCCGCCCATCAAGAGAACTTCAGTGTGATCGTCTGCAAAACCGATGGAAGCCATGTGCGCACCATGCGACACCTTGAACTCCTCGCAGAGAAACGGGTGGATGGCATTGTCTTTGCCAGTGAAATTCTGGTCAAAGAATACAGCGATTTCATCCAACGCCTGAAAATCCCTCTGGTGGTGCTCTCAGGCGAGTCCGATGATCCCGGCATTCCCTGTGTGCGTTGCGATGACCAGAAGGCTTCTTTCACGGCCACCTCTTACCTGATCGGTCAGGGCCACACCCAGATTGGCATGCTGTACGGTGGACGAAAAGGCAAACTCGATGAAATCACCCGGGTGGTGGGCTACCACGAGGCCCTCAGCCACTTCCATGTGCCGTTTGACCCCCACAAGGTGATCACCTCCGAAGGCTTTGGTTTTCAGGAAGGCAAAACCGGTGCAGCCCAATTGTTGGACCGCTTTCCGAATCTGACCGCGATTTTTGCAGCCAGCGACGAAATGGCAGTGGGCGTGATTGCCGCAGCCTACGAGCGGGGCATCCGGGTGCCAGAGCAGCTTTCTGTGGTGGGTTACGATGACCTGCCCATTGCCGAAATGACCACCCCTCCGCTGACCACCATCCATCAACCGCTTTACAAGATGGGTTTCAAGGCGGCCAGCATGTTGCTCGATCACATCCATGGACGTGAAGATTTGTTTTCCAGTGTGGTGTTTCCGCACACCATCATTGAGCGGGGGAGTGTGTCGCGACCGTGA
- a CDS encoding UvrD-helicase domain-containing protein, producing MQVPPPPEFPVVLLPPLLQEALTSRPNRETFPEPEPVLPDFTPPLGLRITTTLMHLFGQRKQAEVRLEQARKPLLEQHEQQVKAFLSRKADFESQEDQKFTPEALRDHRKKRTLSLLEASVPEVGREGYAPLGFAEDFFLEHLQEHFEGRIGRHFQVGSNHSRGFEYVPDFVYFDPRFKLRVCIEIDEPYTTGKKAIHYTEFQESQQEWVSSDSERDQHFLELGWAVVRFSEQQVLTDPVGCCKVVQQLIEQVTLEKHADLEGVSPVASHPRWDRLTANLWAETEFRKSYQQGITASRQVEGPSGPQKPEPEPSEHQKAIYQFAREGNGHGLVLAVAGSGKSTTLLRTAREVLSRNSNAEILMLAFNKTIQQELQEKCRLQGLDAVQVKTLNGFGYSVIRKHFPDMALEPTWKRYGGYVARSLRARFHANFDQDKKTVLKLLALCKSYLIDHHSLNEVTRVATQYRMDPDAIKDLHPVLVEVIEWGLKEARRNQKIDFDDQCWLPVHLNLSVQPYDFVLIDECQDLTQVQLELVKRSIKTSGRMLFVGDEAQAIMGFRGADNQSVNNIRQLSPTEFPLSVCYRCPTTHIQKAQQVFPVIQAAPSARVGTVQEIPWQHLSSFAGPADLMFGRTRQTVRQAFYHLVRSGRKINFLQKAVSKDDSEEASGLTLQEAIENLQDLAIDIHQQAQHNSISYAEELGSRFTRSHASRNPSELGAQLYALQGLFRSREFLTGEDFLFFLKHQLAPDPRGIMLCTAHQAKGLEAERVFVLSFEDFNVKDQRMLEWEHQQERNLWYVALTRARKELYLVRSFKA from the coding sequence GTGCAGGTTCCCCCTCCTCCCGAGTTCCCTGTGGTGTTGCTGCCACCCCTCCTGCAAGAGGCCCTGACTTCACGGCCCAACCGGGAAACTTTTCCAGAGCCAGAGCCTGTTCTGCCCGACTTCACGCCCCCTCTGGGCCTGCGCATCACCACCACATTGATGCACCTGTTCGGTCAGAGGAAGCAAGCTGAAGTGCGCCTTGAACAGGCGAGAAAACCCCTGCTGGAACAGCATGAACAGCAGGTGAAGGCTTTTCTGTCCCGCAAAGCCGACTTTGAATCACAGGAAGACCAGAAGTTCACCCCTGAAGCCCTCAGGGACCACCGCAAAAAACGCACCCTCAGTTTGCTGGAGGCCAGCGTTCCAGAGGTCGGACGGGAAGGCTATGCCCCTCTGGGTTTTGCCGAGGATTTTTTTCTGGAACACCTGCAGGAGCACTTCGAAGGGCGCATCGGACGGCATTTTCAGGTGGGCAGCAACCACTCCAGAGGATTTGAATACGTTCCAGACTTCGTGTACTTTGATCCACGCTTCAAACTGCGCGTCTGCATTGAGATCGATGAACCCTACACCACAGGCAAAAAAGCCATCCATTACACCGAATTTCAGGAAAGCCAGCAGGAGTGGGTCAGCTCGGACAGTGAAAGGGACCAGCATTTTCTGGAGCTGGGCTGGGCGGTGGTGCGGTTCAGTGAACAGCAGGTGCTCACCGATCCTGTGGGGTGCTGCAAGGTGGTGCAGCAACTGATCGAGCAGGTGACGCTGGAAAAGCATGCCGATCTGGAAGGGGTTTCACCTGTGGCTTCCCACCCACGCTGGGACCGCCTGACCGCCAACCTCTGGGCGGAAACCGAATTCCGCAAGAGTTACCAGCAAGGAATCACGGCTTCCAGACAGGTTGAGGGGCCATCAGGACCTCAAAAACCAGAGCCTGAACCTTCTGAGCACCAGAAGGCCATTTACCAGTTTGCCCGTGAAGGCAACGGTCACGGGTTGGTGCTGGCGGTGGCCGGGTCTGGCAAAAGCACCACCCTCCTCAGAACGGCCCGGGAAGTGCTCTCCCGCAACTCCAACGCCGAAATCCTGATGCTGGCCTTCAACAAAACCATCCAGCAGGAGTTGCAGGAAAAGTGCCGCCTTCAGGGTCTGGACGCCGTGCAGGTGAAAACCCTCAATGGATTTGGGTACAGTGTGATCCGCAAACACTTTCCAGACATGGCTCTGGAACCCACCTGGAAACGCTACGGTGGGTATGTGGCCCGCTCCCTCAGGGCACGTTTTCATGCCAACTTCGATCAGGACAAGAAAACCGTTCTGAAACTGCTGGCCCTTTGCAAAAGCTACCTGATTGATCATCACAGCCTGAACGAAGTGACCCGCGTGGCCACCCAGTACCGCATGGACCCGGACGCCATCAAGGACTTGCATCCCGTGCTGGTGGAGGTCATCGAATGGGGCCTCAAGGAAGCCCGGCGGAACCAGAAAATCGACTTCGATGACCAGTGCTGGTTGCCGGTGCACCTCAACCTCTCCGTGCAACCTTATGATTTTGTGCTGATTGATGAGTGTCAGGACCTCACGCAGGTGCAACTGGAACTGGTGAAACGCTCCATCAAGACCTCGGGCCGAATGCTGTTTGTCGGAGATGAAGCGCAGGCGATCATGGGTTTCCGGGGGGCCGACAACCAGAGCGTCAACAACATCCGGCAACTTTCCCCCACCGAGTTTCCCCTGTCGGTGTGTTACCGTTGCCCCACCACCCACATTCAGAAGGCCCAGCAGGTGTTTCCTGTGATTCAGGCTGCCCCATCTGCCCGAGTGGGGACCGTGCAGGAAATTCCGTGGCAGCACCTGTCCAGCTTCGCAGGACCAGCGGATTTGATGTTCGGCAGAACCCGCCAGACGGTCCGACAGGCGTTTTACCATTTGGTCCGCAGTGGTCGCAAAATCAACTTCCTGCAAAAAGCCGTTTCCAAAGACGATTCAGAGGAAGCCTCGGGTCTGACCTTGCAGGAGGCCATCGAGAACCTTCAGGACCTGGCCATCGACATCCACCAGCAAGCCCAGCACAACAGCATTTCTTACGCCGAAGAGTTGGGCAGCCGGTTCACCCGCAGCCATGCCAGCCGCAATCCCAGCGAACTCGGGGCGCAGCTTTACGCCCTTCAAGGCCTGTTCCGTTCCCGAGAATTCCTGACCGGAGAGGACTTCTTGTTTTTCCTGAAACACCAACTGGCCCCGGACCCCAGAGGGATCATGTTGTGCACCGCACATCAGGCCAAAGGTCTGGAAGCCGAACGCGTGTTTGTGCTGTCTTTTGAAGATTTCAATGTGAAAGACCAGCGCATGCTGGAATGGGAACACCAGCAGGAAAGAAACCTCTGGTATGTGGCCCTGACCCGTGCCCGCAAAGAACTGTATCTGGTGAGAAGCTTCAAGGCCTGA
- a CDS encoding ABC transporter permease — MKKWVWPFLLLLALVPGWLEKAVAPLAAGIVPTLDAPLWKLTLDHLLLVLLAEALILLIAVPLVVFVTRKGNHAFLQLTETLTGLGQTVPTLAILALAVPALGFGVYPTLLGLVLYGLLPVVSNGIAGLKNLDEGVLDAATGMGMTGLQRLWRIEFPLAYPVLLAGIRTSTVYNVGTATIGAALGAGGLGSPIINGLSQQNFALVLMGALTAGLLALTLESLFPEASS, encoded by the coding sequence ATGAAAAAGTGGGTCTGGCCCTTTTTGCTGTTGCTGGCCCTCGTTCCGGGATGGCTCGAAAAAGCCGTGGCCCCTCTTGCTGCTGGAATTGTGCCCACATTGGACGCCCCTTTGTGGAAACTGACCCTCGATCACCTGCTGCTGGTGTTGCTGGCAGAAGCCCTGATCCTGCTGATTGCGGTGCCTCTGGTGGTCTTTGTGACCCGCAAAGGCAACCACGCCTTCTTGCAACTCACCGAAACCCTCACCGGGCTCGGGCAGACCGTACCGACCCTTGCGATTCTGGCTCTGGCTGTGCCTGCACTGGGCTTCGGGGTGTACCCGACCCTGCTGGGACTGGTGCTTTACGGCCTGCTTCCGGTGGTGTCCAACGGCATCGCTGGCCTGAAAAACCTCGATGAAGGGGTGCTGGACGCCGCCACTGGCATGGGCATGACTGGACTCCAACGCCTCTGGCGCATTGAGTTTCCTCTGGCTTACCCGGTCTTGCTGGCCGGGATTCGGACCAGCACGGTGTACAACGTGGGAACCGCCACCATCGGCGCAGCACTCGGGGCAGGAGGGCTGGGCAGTCCGATCATCAATGGACTGTCCCAGCAGAATTTTGCTCTGGTGCTCATGGGTGCCCTGACCGCTGGACTGCTCGCCCTCACCCTAGAAAGCCTGTTTCCAGAGGCAAGTTCTTGA
- a CDS encoding ABC transporter permease: MTRLFDWRVLLLPTLLLIAALFLPWVGVRPNRIALPEFHTLPFSMQLLGGGVVLLLLLPAFWKPRLLWVGVNLALLGGVVLLGGQTVGQMVSQPEIARASASSGFWLWMLGSGMVFLGTLTVPEGWQKILWWLWLPGMLLFAALHGLDSWSVLIEGKNEGERFALEFLQHLKLTFTALGFGLLIAGPLAVWGNRSARTAQISLQIAGALQTLPSLALLGLLIAPLSALSQKWPFLQELGIRGIGTAPALVALTLYALLPILRNGIVALQTVDPDTLDAAKGMGMTARQVFWKVQLPLALPVWLAGVRQASVLLIGITSIAALIGAGGLGTYIFKGLQGGASDLILLGALPAMGLALLLDGLFKLLERQLTPQGTHHD, encoded by the coding sequence ATGACAAGGCTTTTTGACTGGCGGGTCTTGCTGCTGCCCACCCTTTTGCTGATTGCAGCATTGTTTTTGCCGTGGGTGGGCGTGCGTCCCAACCGCATCGCCCTGCCTGAATTCCACACCCTTCCCTTCTCAATGCAACTGCTGGGGGGTGGGGTGGTTTTGCTGTTGCTGCTGCCTGCTTTCTGGAAACCCCGTTTGCTCTGGGTGGGGGTCAATCTGGCCTTGCTGGGCGGGGTGGTGCTGCTGGGCGGGCAAACCGTGGGGCAAATGGTTTCACAACCCGAGATCGCACGGGCTTCGGCGAGCAGTGGGTTCTGGCTGTGGATGTTGGGCAGTGGCATGGTCTTTTTGGGCACCCTCACTGTGCCAGAAGGGTGGCAAAAAATCCTGTGGTGGCTCTGGCTGCCGGGCATGCTGCTCTTTGCTGCACTGCACGGTCTGGACAGCTGGAGTGTGCTGATTGAAGGCAAGAACGAAGGGGAACGCTTTGCCCTGGAATTCCTGCAGCACCTCAAATTGACTTTCACGGCTCTTGGGTTCGGGCTTTTGATTGCGGGGCCTCTGGCGGTGTGGGGAAACCGTTCTGCCCGAACGGCTCAAATCTCCTTGCAAATTGCAGGAGCCCTGCAAACCCTCCCGAGTCTGGCCTTGCTGGGTCTGTTGATTGCCCCTCTGTCTGCCTTGTCCCAGAAATGGCCTTTTTTGCAAGAGCTGGGCATTCGAGGCATTGGCACGGCCCCGGCTCTGGTGGCCCTCACCCTTTATGCCCTGCTGCCCATCCTGCGCAACGGAATCGTGGCCCTGCAAACCGTGGACCCGGATACCCTTGACGCAGCAAAAGGCATGGGCATGACGGCAAGGCAGGTGTTCTGGAAAGTGCAACTGCCTCTGGCCCTGCCGGTTTGGCTTGCAGGGGTGCGGCAAGCCAGTGTGCTCTTGATTGGCATCACCAGCATTGCTGCCCTGATTGGTGCAGGAGGGCTCGGAACTTACATTTTCAAAGGACTTCAGGGAGGGGCCAGCGACCTGATTTTGCTGGGTGCACTACCAGCCATGGGTCTGGCCTTGCTGCTGGACGGCCTGTTCAAACTGCTGGAACGCCAGCTCACCCCACAGGGAACACACCATGATTGA
- a CDS encoding glycoside hydrolase family 13 protein: MQWWKNSIVYQIYPRSFQDSNGDGIGDLKGILSRLDHLQNLGVDVVWLSPIYDSPNHDNGYDIRNYQQIGAEFGTLQDFDELLQEAHRRGIRIIMDLVVNHTSNEHPWFQQSRRSLDNPYRDYYIWRKGQEGQEPNNWLSHFGGSAWTLDPLTGEHYLHLFSEKQPDLNWENPKVRQEIYQMMRWWLDRGIDGFRVDAINMLSKTPGLPSVPSRDGEKYTYAGEHFINGPRLMEFLQEMHDEVLCHYDVLTVGETPAVTPDIAIQFAREGQGPFSMVFQFEHMDLDSDLTAPVPKWTVKPWHLHDLRDTLTRWQKGMEGQSWNSLYLGNHDVPRQVSRFGDAEKHHYESATLLATLIHLQQGTPYIYQGDEIGMTNAPFDRIEDYRDVDTLNFYHEQVNQKGRCPAEVMHILHHKSRDHARTPMQWDATPSAGFTTGESWIPLNPNFHTFNVQNDLQSQKSIYRYHQDLIRLRREHPVVVHGRYDLWAEDHPHIYCFTRTCDQEQLLIVLNFRDQVTPFTLPEAFHFRPAHLLLGNHPQVEHAPYPLLNLLPFEARVYQIVQ, translated from the coding sequence ATGCAGTGGTGGAAGAACAGCATCGTTTACCAGATTTACCCCCGCAGTTTTCAGGACAGCAATGGAGATGGCATCGGCGACCTGAAAGGCATCCTCAGCAGATTGGACCACCTGCAGAACCTCGGGGTGGATGTGGTCTGGTTGTCACCCATCTACGACTCGCCCAACCATGACAACGGCTATGACATCCGCAATTATCAGCAGATCGGAGCAGAATTTGGAACCCTGCAAGACTTCGATGAACTCCTGCAGGAAGCCCACCGGCGCGGCATCAGGATCATCATGGATCTGGTGGTCAACCACACCAGCAACGAGCACCCATGGTTCCAGCAATCCAGAAGGTCTCTGGACAATCCCTACCGGGATTACTACATCTGGCGCAAAGGTCAGGAGGGTCAGGAGCCCAACAATTGGCTGTCCCACTTCGGCGGATCGGCCTGGACGCTGGACCCCCTGACCGGAGAACACTACCTGCACCTGTTTTCCGAAAAACAGCCCGACCTCAACTGGGAAAACCCCAAGGTGCGTCAGGAGATTTACCAGATGATGCGCTGGTGGCTGGACCGCGGCATCGACGGTTTCCGGGTGGATGCCATCAACATGCTTTCCAAAACCCCCGGCCTGCCCAGCGTGCCTTCCAGAGATGGTGAAAAGTACACCTACGCAGGAGAGCACTTCATCAACGGACCCCGTTTGATGGAATTCTTGCAGGAAATGCATGACGAAGTGCTGTGCCATTACGACGTGCTCACGGTGGGGGAGACCCCAGCCGTCACACCGGACATCGCCATCCAGTTTGCGCGGGAAGGTCAAGGGCCTTTTTCGATGGTGTTCCAGTTTGAGCACATGGACCTCGACAGCGACCTCACCGCTCCTGTGCCCAAATGGACGGTGAAACCCTGGCACTTGCATGACCTGCGCGACACCCTCACCCGCTGGCAAAAAGGCATGGAAGGCCAGAGCTGGAACAGCCTGTACCTCGGGAACCACGACGTTCCCCGACAGGTGTCCCGTTTTGGAGACGCTGAAAAACACCATTATGAAAGTGCCACCCTGCTGGCCACCCTCATCCACCTGCAACAAGGCACCCCTTACATCTATCAGGGAGATGAGATCGGCATGACCAATGCACCCTTTGACCGCATTGAGGATTACCGGGATGTGGACACCCTCAACTTTTACCACGAACAGGTGAACCAAAAAGGCCGCTGCCCTGCGGAGGTCATGCACATCCTGCACCACAAAAGCCGTGACCATGCCCGGACCCCCATGCAGTGGGATGCCACCCCCTCGGCAGGCTTCACCACGGGTGAAAGCTGGATTCCGCTCAACCCGAATTTTCACACCTTCAATGTGCAAAACGACTTGCAAAGCCAGAAATCGATCTACCGTTACCATCAGGACCTCATTCGCCTCAGGCGCGAACACCCTGTGGTGGTGCATGGAAGGTACGACCTCTGGGCAGAAGACCACCCACACATCTACTGCTTCACGCGCACCTGTGATCAGGAACAACTGCTGATTGTGCTGAATTTTCGCGATCAGGTGACACCTTTCACCCTGCCAGAGGCTTTTCACTTCCGACCAGCCCATTTGCTGCTCGGCAACCATCCTCAGGTGGAGCACGCCCCTTACCCCTTGCTGAACCTCTTGCCTTTCGAGGCCCGGGTTTACCAGATCGTCCAATGA
- a CDS encoding phosphate/phosphite/phosphonate ABC transporter substrate-binding protein → MSTSTRLRLVSLLGPGHQLHLQHLVSHFEANSSQLFENPSHLHWHIQHRQLASGQAQGGFICGLLGLHTPDLEFLAAPVPLDSRAEGKPVYFSEVIALRERSLQAKHLHAAHWAYNDPTSLSGFAAPLKWLTSTGNFTGTWTPSGSHLQSMEWVLAGQVDVAAIDSQVLWWALQHNPEWKKHLCSLLTLGPYPAPPFVVHCSLPEHQKKDLLQGLLELHHTPQGQQVLSDAGFSHHQPVHKSQYHSLFAFQTPENLLLTEGAR, encoded by the coding sequence ATGTCAACATCCACTCGATTACGACTGGTCTCCTTGCTGGGACCGGGTCATCAACTGCACCTTCAGCATCTGGTTTCACACTTCGAAGCGAACAGCTCCCAACTGTTTGAAAACCCTTCTCATCTTCACTGGCACATCCAACACCGGCAACTGGCCAGTGGACAGGCACAGGGTGGGTTCATTTGCGGTTTGCTCGGGCTGCACACCCCGGACCTCGAATTCCTCGCTGCACCCGTACCCCTGGATTCCAGAGCAGAAGGCAAACCCGTTTACTTCAGCGAAGTGATTGCCCTGCGTGAGCGTTCCCTGCAGGCAAAGCATCTGCATGCTGCGCACTGGGCCTACAACGATCCCACCTCGCTGTCCGGTTTTGCTGCACCCCTCAAATGGCTGACCTCCACAGGGAATTTCACCGGAACATGGACACCTTCTGGCTCCCACCTCCAATCCATGGAATGGGTGCTTGCTGGTCAGGTGGATGTGGCAGCCATCGACAGTCAGGTGCTCTGGTGGGCGCTACAGCACAACCCCGAGTGGAAAAAGCACCTGTGTTCCCTGCTCACCCTCGGGCCTTACCCAGCTCCCCCTTTTGTGGTGCACTGCAGTCTTCCAGAACACCAGAAAAAGGACCTGCTGCAGGGACTGCTTGAACTGCACCACACCCCACAAGGCCAGCAAGTGCTCTCTGATGCTGGATTCAGCCACCACCAGCCAGTGCACAAAAGCCAATACCACAGCCTGTTTGCATTCCAAACCCCTGAAAACTTGCTTTTGACGGAAGGTGCCCGATGA
- a CDS encoding ABC transporter substrate-binding protein has protein sequence MKHTLFALAALTFSSTAFAKPIVVASKLDPEAQLLGQIILLTLKDAGFEVTDKTSLGDTGVARKAILSGEIDVYPEYTGNAVYLFPEAKIASDKAQDPKEIFKLAKSLDAKNGITWLNPANVNNTWALALPAKFAKANKLSSYADLAGYLSKGGNLKVAGSPEFFNRPDAFQLFENTYGFKLKADQKLLLAGATPLQTQQAAASGQNGVNAAMAYGTDGTIAALGLVVLKDPKNAQPVYQPAPIIRTEVLKANPKIQTLLNKAFRTLNQTGIQKLNAQIAVEGKPAREVAQTFLKSKGLIK, from the coding sequence ATGAAACACACCCTGTTTGCCCTTGCCGCCCTGACCTTCAGCAGCACCGCTTTTGCCAAACCCATCGTGGTGGCCAGCAAACTCGACCCGGAAGCCCAACTGCTCGGGCAAATCATTTTGCTCACCCTCAAAGACGCGGGCTTTGAAGTCACCGACAAAACCAGCCTCGGGGACACCGGGGTGGCCCGCAAAGCCATCCTGAGCGGAGAAATCGACGTGTACCCCGAGTACACCGGAAACGCCGTGTACCTGTTCCCAGAGGCCAAAATTGCCAGCGACAAAGCGCAGGATCCCAAAGAGATCTTCAAACTGGCCAAGTCTCTGGATGCCAAAAACGGCATCACCTGGCTGAACCCGGCCAATGTGAACAACACCTGGGCTCTGGCTTTGCCTGCCAAATTTGCCAAAGCCAACAAGCTCTCCAGTTATGCGGATCTGGCCGGTTACCTGAGCAAAGGCGGGAACCTCAAGGTGGCCGGAAGTCCCGAGTTCTTCAACCGCCCCGACGCCTTCCAGCTTTTTGAGAACACCTACGGCTTCAAACTGAAAGCCGACCAGAAACTCCTGCTGGCCGGGGCCACCCCCCTGCAAACCCAGCAGGCCGCAGCCAGCGGTCAGAACGGTGTGAATGCCGCGATGGCTTATGGCACCGACGGCACCATTGCCGCTCTGGGATTGGTGGTCCTCAAGGATCCCAAAAACGCGCAGCCGGTTTATCAGCCAGCACCGATCATCCGCACGGAAGTCCTCAAAGCCAACCCCAAAATCCAGACCCTTCTGAACAAAGCGTTCCGCACCCTGAACCAGACGGGCATCCAGAAACTGAACGCCCAGATTGCCGTGGAAGGCAAACCCGCCAGAGAAGTGGCCCAGACCTTCCTGAAAAGCAAAGGCCTCATCAAGTAA
- a CDS encoding ABC transporter ATP-binding protein, protein MIELIEVSKAYQSQFAVQNLNVTFKAGKITALLGPSGCGKTTTLRMINRLIEPTSGQILLHGKDTRTLKPEVLRRNMGYVIQRIGLFPHLSIARNVAVVPELLREPKEKVQKRVDELLELVGLDPVVYRNKKPAELSGGQQQRVGVARALAADPQVLLMDEPFGALDPIVREKLQQEFLSIQRKLSKTIVLVTHDLHEAIVLADDIALMHEGKLVQFGPPSALIHQPNGPFVQQFMGEDAVLTELALRPVRDLVQPGDASGLVSIEADHHLRTALSVMLRDRVDQLAVLNNGQTLGVLHLRDLISQRPR, encoded by the coding sequence ATGATTGAATTGATAGAGGTCAGCAAAGCCTACCAGAGCCAGTTTGCCGTGCAGAACCTGAACGTGACCTTCAAGGCAGGCAAAATCACTGCACTGCTCGGACCTTCAGGTTGTGGCAAGACCACCACCCTGCGCATGATCAACCGCCTGATTGAACCCACCTCTGGGCAGATCCTGCTGCACGGAAAAGACACCCGCACCCTGAAACCCGAGGTGCTCAGGCGGAACATGGGCTACGTGATCCAGCGGATCGGGTTGTTTCCCCACCTGAGCATCGCCCGGAATGTTGCAGTGGTGCCAGAGCTGCTCAGGGAGCCAAAAGAAAAAGTCCAGAAACGGGTGGATGAACTCCTCGAACTGGTCGGACTGGATCCTGTGGTGTACCGCAACAAGAAGCCCGCAGAACTCTCTGGAGGTCAACAGCAACGGGTGGGGGTGGCGCGCGCTCTGGCTGCTGACCCACAAGTCCTCTTGATGGATGAGCCATTTGGGGCTCTGGACCCGATTGTGCGGGAAAAATTGCAGCAGGAGTTCCTCAGCATCCAGCGGAAACTTTCCAAAACCATTGTGCTGGTCACCCACGACCTGCACGAAGCCATTGTGCTGGCAGACGACATCGCCCTGATGCATGAGGGAAAACTGGTGCAATTTGGACCACCCTCAGCGCTGATCCACCAACCGAATGGCCCTTTTGTGCAGCAATTCATGGGTGAGGATGCCGTGCTGACCGAACTGGCCCTCCGGCCCGTCCGGGATCTGGTGCAGCCCGGTGACGCTTCAGGTCTGGTTTCCATCGAAGCAGACCATCACCTGCGCACAGCCCTGTCGGTGATGCTGCGAGACCGGGTGGACCAGCTTGCCGTGCTGAACAACGGGCAAACCCTCGGGGTGCTTCACCTCAGGGACCTGATTTCCCAGAGGCCCAGATGA